The proteins below come from a single Fibrobacterota bacterium genomic window:
- the panB gene encoding 3-methyl-2-oxobutanoate hydroxymethyltransferase — translation MIPASDFERFKQTPLVMATGYDFPFARILEEAGVDVILVGDSLANVVLGLPTTRDIDANVMAVFVGAVGRGAKDTHIMADMPYGSDADPGLAVANAKRFLTLGAHSVKLEGPKFEVVKALVSEGVPVMGHVGLLPQTARSFKQVGRDQGERDQVLRAADGLVAAGAMSLLLEHMVSDLAAEITKRFPVPTVGIGAGPGVDGQVLVLHDFLGMHAGNYPPFVKAFADLHGAALTGVKDYCRAVRTRAFPER, via the coding sequence ATGATCCCCGCCTCCGATTTCGAGCGCTTCAAGCAAACCCCCCTGGTGATGGCCACCGGTTACGATTTCCCTTTCGCGCGCATCCTCGAGGAAGCGGGCGTGGACGTCATCCTGGTAGGCGATTCCCTCGCCAACGTGGTATTGGGCCTGCCGACCACCCGCGACATCGATGCGAACGTCATGGCCGTCTTCGTGGGGGCCGTGGGGCGCGGGGCCAAGGACACGCATATCATGGCGGATATGCCCTACGGGTCGGATGCGGATCCGGGCTTGGCGGTGGCCAATGCCAAACGCTTCCTTACCCTGGGAGCCCATTCGGTCAAGCTGGAAGGGCCTAAATTCGAGGTCGTGAAGGCGCTGGTTTCCGAAGGCGTCCCGGTGATGGGGCATGTCGGGTTATTGCCCCAGACGGCCCGGAGCTTTAAGCAGGTCGGACGGGATCAGGGGGAAAGGGACCAGGTCCTGCGGGCGGCCGATGGCTTGGTCGCGGCGGGCGCCATGTCGCTATTGCTAGAACACATGGTCTCCGATTTGGCGGCCGAGATCACCAAGCGTTTCCCCGTCCCCACGGTGGGCATCGGGGCAGGCCCCGGCGTGGACGGGCAGGTCCTCGTCCTCCACGATTTCCTGGGCATGCACGCGGGGAACTATCCGCCCTTCGTCAAGGCCTTCGCCGATTTGCATGGCGCGGCCCTGACGGGGGTGAAAGACTATTGCCGGGCGGTGCGCACGCGCGCTTTTCCGGAGAGATGA
- a CDS encoding tRNA glutamyl-Q synthetase — translation MAGPRTRIAPTPSGFLHAGNAWSFLVTWLCARARGGTVHLRIDDLDVERVRPEYLDDIFASLEWLGLDRDGGPRDAAEFRARFSQRQRLAAYREAMEALRRDVGPDAGIYPCACSRQKAKDESVAHGTPGIYAGTCREAGLEWARAAFPGRAAAEGESPGGDLPLRAHIPGNAEVTLRSLAGPPLVLHPAREMGDFVVWKKDGLPAYQLASVVDDESLGIDCVVRGSDLLPSSGAQAWLAERIGALGFRNAAFLHHALLLSGDGGKLSKSAGAESLQAWRARGGPGPLLRGFAAWLGMEPGGIVSARDLLSAFSPERVPSEDRIWPDFAAGLA, via the coding sequence GTGGCCGGCCCCCGAACGCGCATCGCGCCCACCCCGAGCGGGTTCTTGCATGCCGGCAACGCCTGGTCCTTCCTGGTCACCTGGCTTTGCGCCCGCGCCCGCGGGGGCACGGTGCATTTGCGCATCGACGATCTGGACGTGGAACGGGTGCGCCCGGAATATCTCGACGACATCTTCGCTTCCCTGGAATGGCTAGGCCTGGACAGGGACGGGGGCCCGCGCGACGCGGCGGAGTTCCGGGCCCGCTTCAGCCAGCGACAGCGGCTGGCCGCCTACCGTGAAGCCATGGAGGCGTTACGGCGGGATGTTGGACCTGACGCGGGGATCTATCCCTGCGCATGCAGCCGGCAAAAGGCCAAGGATGAGAGCGTGGCCCACGGGACGCCGGGGATCTACGCGGGCACTTGCCGGGAAGCCGGATTGGAATGGGCGCGGGCCGCATTTCCGGGCCGCGCGGCGGCGGAAGGCGAAAGCCCGGGCGGCGATTTGCCTTTGCGCGCGCATATCCCGGGTAACGCGGAAGTGACCCTGCGATCATTGGCCGGGCCGCCGCTGGTCCTCCATCCGGCGCGGGAAATGGGGGACTTCGTGGTGTGGAAAAAGGACGGCTTGCCCGCTTACCAGTTGGCTTCCGTGGTCGATGATGAGTCATTAGGCATCGACTGCGTGGTGCGCGGATCGGATTTGTTGCCTTCTTCGGGGGCGCAAGCCTGGCTGGCCGAACGCATCGGCGCCTTGGGATTCCGCAACGCGGCCTTTCTCCATCATGCCCTGCTTTTGTCGGGGGACGGAGGGAAACTTTCGAAGTCGGCCGGCGCGGAATCCCTGCAAGCCTGGCGCGCCCGCGGCGGGCCCGGTCCTTTGTTGCGCGGCTTCGCGGCCTGGCTGGGAATGGAGCCCGGCGGGATCGTTTCGGCACGCGATCTTCTTTCCGCCTTTTCGCCCGAGCGGGTTCCCAGCGAGGATCGCATCTGGCCGGACTTCGCCGCCGGCTTAGCCTAA
- the recO gene encoding DNA repair protein RecO, which produces MASLKSPGLILKKTPYSDSSLILKVYTRESGLITLIAKGAKRPKSKFHGLLDFFTLDQFVYPAKSKTEIHTLMDAGLMRDFPRLKSDPARQSLGHVFLELYLKYLPEPAQSHPHFAWLLERMERIDGAPSPGFDPVLELCDFLLGLCTISGFSPQFSECAHCGRHDPGFRVRLDPDLGGPICATCAGAGHGTGVSYPARLLRWLSRLQECGPMAGRLPRDEEALAETFLLSFLGKHAGGARPMKSLEFYRQMLGTA; this is translated from the coding sequence ATGGCATCGCTGAAGTCCCCCGGCCTGATCCTGAAGAAGACCCCCTACTCGGACAGTAGCCTCATCCTCAAGGTTTACACCCGCGAGTCCGGCCTCATCACCCTGATCGCCAAAGGCGCCAAGCGCCCGAAATCCAAGTTCCACGGCCTCCTCGATTTCTTCACCCTGGATCAATTCGTCTACCCCGCCAAGTCGAAGACGGAAATCCATACCTTGATGGACGCAGGCCTGATGCGCGACTTCCCGCGGCTCAAATCCGATCCCGCGCGCCAATCCCTGGGCCACGTGTTCCTGGAACTCTATCTCAAGTACCTGCCCGAGCCGGCCCAATCCCATCCGCACTTCGCATGGCTATTGGAACGGATGGAACGCATCGACGGGGCGCCGTCGCCCGGTTTCGATCCGGTACTGGAGTTGTGCGATTTCCTGTTAGGCTTGTGCACTATCTCGGGCTTCAGCCCGCAATTTTCGGAATGCGCCCATTGCGGCCGGCACGACCCCGGCTTTCGCGTCCGCCTGGATCCCGATCTCGGGGGCCCTATCTGCGCGACTTGCGCCGGTGCGGGGCATGGGACCGGCGTTTCGTATCCCGCGCGCCTGCTCCGCTGGCTGAGCCGTTTGCAGGAATGCGGGCCGATGGCGGGACGCCTGCCGCGGGACGAGGAGGCGCTGGCCGAGACCTTCCTGTTGTCCTTCCTCGGCAAGCATGCCGGCGGCGCCCGGCCCATGAAGTCCCTCGAATTCTATCGGCAAATGCTGGGGACGGCATAG
- a CDS encoding RNA methyltransferase, with protein sequence MLSLVLVGPELAVNVGFTARAMACFGIGDLRIVGSPGIATDGAARKTGKSALDILEAARYFPSLDLAIADCGAAYGFTRRARDPAQRIEDLAASSAAWRSAPGSRPSALVFGRESHGLTKEETLLLTHLVRIPMPAETLSLNLSHAVAIVLYAFVGDGLPTAAIAANAKPVAAARLGTEGGLAAEGALPARGQDAATLEQVLQRLESIGFFKGGKQDAQREHVRLLWQRLRPDARELDFLSGLLKSLLPRER encoded by the coding sequence ATGCTCTCACTGGTCCTGGTGGGCCCGGAGCTGGCGGTCAACGTCGGCTTCACGGCCCGGGCGATGGCCTGTTTCGGCATCGGCGATCTCCGCATCGTCGGCAGTCCGGGCATCGCCACCGATGGGGCCGCGCGCAAGACCGGGAAGTCCGCCCTGGATATCCTGGAAGCCGCGCGTTACTTTCCCTCCTTGGACTTGGCTATCGCCGATTGCGGCGCCGCTTACGGTTTCACGCGCCGGGCCCGCGATCCCGCGCAACGCATCGAGGATCTGGCGGCTTCGTCCGCGGCCTGGCGGTCCGCTCCCGGATCCCGGCCCTCGGCCCTGGTCTTCGGTCGCGAGTCCCATGGCCTGACTAAGGAAGAGACCTTGTTGTTGACCCATCTGGTCCGCATCCCCATGCCGGCGGAAACCCTGAGCTTGAACTTGTCCCATGCGGTGGCCATCGTCCTATACGCCTTCGTGGGCGATGGTTTGCCTACCGCCGCGATCGCGGCTAACGCCAAGCCCGTTGCGGCCGCGCGCCTAGGGACGGAGGGAGGCCTGGCGGCGGAGGGCGCCTTGCCCGCGCGCGGGCAGGATGCCGCGACCCTGGAGCAAGTCCTGCAAAGGCTGGAGTCCATCGGCTTCTTCAAGGGCGGGAAGCAGGATGCGCAGCGGGAGCATGTGCGTTTGCTATGGCAACGCTTGCGGCCGGATGCGCGCGAGCTGGATTTCCTTTCCGGCTTGCTGAAAAGCCTGCTGCCCCGCGAACGGTAA
- a CDS encoding flavodoxin-dependent (E)-4-hydroxy-3-methylbut-2-enyl-diphosphate synthase, which translates to MVEDPAHLDRLPADVFKLPGLFWSCAPVGNNPVARYRHLAAWLAAKGRPDPIVLRGQSDGSPEGNMLLAARFGSLLVDGIGDLVRVEGGLGPRACMHLGYDILQAAGVRRTKPEYVACPSCGRTLFDLQTTTQKIRARTAHLKNISIAIMGCIVNGPGEMADADFGYVGGAPSKVNLYVGRDCVKKNIPEAEAPEALVALIKEHGRWSEPGA; encoded by the coding sequence ATGGTGGAGGATCCGGCGCATCTCGATCGCCTTCCCGCCGACGTTTTCAAGCTGCCGGGATTGTTCTGGTCCTGCGCGCCCGTCGGGAACAATCCGGTGGCGCGCTATCGCCATCTGGCCGCCTGGCTGGCCGCCAAGGGCCGCCCCGATCCGATAGTCCTGCGGGGCCAAAGCGACGGCAGCCCCGAAGGCAACATGTTGCTGGCGGCGCGCTTCGGTTCGCTCCTGGTGGACGGCATCGGCGATCTGGTGCGTGTGGAAGGGGGCTTGGGCCCCAGGGCTTGCATGCATCTCGGTTACGACATCCTGCAAGCGGCGGGCGTGCGCCGGACCAAGCCGGAATACGTGGCCTGCCCCAGTTGCGGGCGCACCCTTTTCGACTTGCAGACGACGACCCAGAAGATCCGCGCGCGCACGGCCCATCTCAAGAACATCTCCATCGCCATCATGGGTTGCATCGTGAACGGGCCCGGCGAGATGGCCGATGCGGATTTCGGCTACGTGGGCGGCGCGCCGAGCAAGGTGAACCTGTACGTGGGCCGCGATTGCGTGAAGAAGAACATTCCCGAAGCGGAAGCCCCGGAGGCGCTGGTGGCGCTGATCAAGGAACACGGCCGCTGGAGCGAGCCGGGAGCTTGA
- a CDS encoding TetR/AcrR family transcriptional regulator has translation MVKPKSLSGKSKKGTTAGEKAARPSARRARAGHSPDAEKRILDAARKEFIAKGLGGARMQAVANAAGVNKALLHYYFRSKEKLYHQVLEDTVGTVWGKISAEFRKQDPAQGLEPLLRTVITTYVKVLAANPEFPLFMFRELALGHPAFTAGVPALVRDFQDVPATLVKALQEEVRAGKVKPIPPVHFFMNLLGMTVATFLIMPMIRRLGPAFGFRIDFDRAFLDERIEYIADTLLNGIRIKR, from the coding sequence ATGGTTAAACCAAAAAGTTTATCCGGAAAGTCAAAAAAGGGGACTACCGCGGGGGAAAAAGCCGCGCGTCCGTCCGCGCGCCGAGCCCGCGCAGGACATTCTCCCGATGCGGAAAAGCGTATCCTGGACGCTGCCCGCAAGGAGTTCATCGCCAAAGGCTTAGGGGGCGCGCGCATGCAGGCGGTGGCCAACGCGGCCGGCGTGAACAAGGCATTGCTGCATTACTATTTCCGCAGCAAGGAAAAGCTTTACCATCAGGTGCTGGAAGATACCGTCGGCACGGTATGGGGGAAGATCAGCGCCGAGTTCCGCAAGCAGGATCCGGCCCAAGGCTTGGAACCATTGCTCCGCACCGTCATAACCACCTACGTGAAGGTCCTGGCCGCCAATCCTGAATTCCCGTTGTTCATGTTCCGCGAATTGGCCTTGGGCCATCCCGCCTTTACCGCCGGCGTCCCCGCCCTGGTGCGGGACTTCCAGGACGTTCCAGCCACCCTGGTCAAGGCCTTGCAGGAGGAGGTTCGCGCCGGAAAGGTGAAGCCTATCCCACCCGTGCATTTCTTCATGAACTTGCTAGGCATGACCGTGGCCACCTTCCTTATCATGCCCATGATCAGACGCCTCGGGCCTGCCTTTGGTTTTCGTATCGATTTCGATCGGGCCTTCCTGGATGAGCGTATCGAGTACATCGCCGACACCCTGTTGAACGGGATCCGCATCAAGAGGTGA
- a CDS encoding TolC family protein, with protein MRIAPLITGIILANIAAPRALTLGEAQARLFRGNPDLAVLKLEVERAQDQVAEARSAWLPSVDASGNYGYTTETSRLQLDLPIPQPAGTHIDRALGDHDRVETGLDASYALFTGFARGRKIESQRLGVKSREAQLRAARNQLSLRLAALFYAWQLAGAQSTYQEKLLQHARELEKQSQDFVKAGTAVRSRLLSAQARSRAIEVDMLTARNTRDSLAFEVLAFLGDRPDAGQGADPGDSSTAMSLLADTSALSDTVWNAPGDPARPDAEALDLGAAQARAGAQALAGQKWPQLFGSAGWRYANPGLNLAGDEFMNYGIFGLQLKWNLFDGSRNRAQRAQLDVQARELGEQKRKLEQDWRKSMATARLQYARSLAQYQAALASREAARAASEDLKRQADAGVATGVDWLEARNNEARAELAMEQARTLQRLARLQWDYASGKELRF; from the coding sequence ATGCGAATTGCCCCCCTTATCACCGGGATTATCCTGGCGAACATCGCCGCGCCGCGGGCCCTGACCTTGGGCGAAGCCCAGGCCCGGCTTTTCCGCGGCAATCCGGATTTAGCCGTGCTCAAGCTCGAGGTCGAGCGCGCCCAGGATCAGGTCGCGGAAGCGCGCTCCGCCTGGCTGCCATCCGTGGACGCCTCGGGAAACTACGGCTATACCACGGAAACCAGCCGGCTCCAACTCGACCTGCCCATTCCCCAGCCGGCGGGGACCCACATCGATCGGGCCCTGGGGGATCATGACCGCGTAGAGACGGGCCTGGACGCGTCCTACGCCCTGTTCACCGGCTTCGCGCGCGGACGCAAGATTGAATCCCAACGCTTAGGCGTCAAGTCCCGGGAAGCCCAACTGCGGGCGGCGCGAAACCAGTTGTCCCTGCGCCTGGCCGCGCTCTTCTATGCCTGGCAACTGGCGGGCGCCCAGTCCACCTACCAGGAAAAGTTGTTGCAACACGCGCGCGAGCTCGAGAAGCAATCCCAGGACTTCGTGAAGGCGGGCACCGCCGTGCGCAGCCGGCTGCTCTCGGCCCAGGCCCGCTCCCGCGCGATCGAGGTGGACATGCTTACCGCCCGTAACACGCGGGATTCCCTCGCCTTCGAGGTTTTGGCCTTCCTGGGGGACCGTCCGGACGCGGGCCAGGGCGCCGATCCCGGGGATAGCTCCACGGCGATGTCCCTGCTCGCGGATACCAGCGCGCTTTCGGACACGGTATGGAATGCGCCGGGCGACCCGGCGCGGCCGGACGCCGAGGCCTTGGACTTGGGTGCGGCCCAGGCACGGGCCGGCGCGCAGGCCCTGGCCGGCCAAAAATGGCCACAGCTATTCGGATCGGCCGGGTGGCGCTATGCCAATCCCGGCCTGAACCTGGCCGGCGACGAATTCATGAACTACGGCATCTTCGGCTTGCAGCTCAAATGGAACCTCTTCGACGGATCGCGCAACCGCGCCCAGCGCGCGCAGCTCGACGTACAGGCCCGCGAGCTTGGGGAGCAGAAACGCAAGTTGGAGCAGGATTGGCGCAAATCCATGGCCACCGCCCGCCTGCAGTACGCCAGATCGCTGGCGCAATACCAGGCGGCCTTGGCCTCCCGCGAGGCCGCCCGCGCGGCATCCGAAGATCTGAAGCGGCAAGCGGACGCGGGAGTCGCGACGGGAGTGGATTGGCTGGAGGCGCGCAACAACGAAGCGCGCGCGGAGTTGGCGATGGAACAAGCGCGTACCTTGCAGCGGCTGGCGCGGCTGCAATGGGATTACGCCTCGGGAAAGGAGCTGCGGTTCTGA
- a CDS encoding HlyD family efflux transporter periplasmic adaptor subunit, giving the protein MRKEKAKGRFGGGRWMAMAGALAAAGLLGACGARTDPDFIGSAIVEAETYQVAALTQGQLKSLYKQEGQSVAAGELLGIVDTVPYALQLLEARAGLAESDAGKRSQQSQIQGGQAEVKGLERDYARIAPLAKEGSLPAQQEDKLASGLDAGRAKLSAARQMLTSMDAKRQGLEARIGLLQDQLRKCYLRAPVAGRVLTRYKNPDETTAPGQPVYEIGREDTLRIDFFVPQTWLSGIKYGQAVRIRLDQGGSKEGSFLPAAVSWIGNEAEFSPKNIQTRESRNELVFRVRALAANKDGLLKRGLPVEVWK; this is encoded by the coding sequence ATGCGGAAAGAAAAGGCGAAGGGAAGATTCGGCGGAGGCCGATGGATGGCGATGGCCGGGGCGTTGGCGGCGGCCGGTTTGCTGGGAGCCTGCGGAGCGCGCACCGATCCTGATTTCATAGGCTCGGCCATCGTGGAGGCGGAGACCTATCAAGTGGCGGCGCTGACGCAGGGCCAATTGAAATCTTTATACAAGCAGGAAGGGCAATCCGTAGCGGCCGGGGAATTGCTCGGTATCGTCGATACCGTTCCTTACGCCCTGCAATTGCTGGAAGCCCGGGCGGGGCTGGCGGAATCGGACGCGGGCAAGCGCTCGCAACAGAGCCAGATCCAAGGCGGGCAGGCCGAGGTCAAGGGTCTGGAGCGCGATTATGCGCGCATCGCGCCTTTGGCCAAGGAAGGTTCCCTGCCGGCCCAACAGGAGGACAAGCTGGCCTCGGGGCTGGATGCGGGCCGCGCCAAGCTTTCCGCGGCCAGGCAGATGCTCACCAGCATGGATGCCAAACGCCAAGGGCTGGAAGCGCGCATCGGATTGCTGCAGGATCAGCTCCGCAAATGCTATCTGCGGGCGCCGGTAGCCGGACGCGTGCTGACCCGGTACAAGAATCCGGATGAAACCACCGCGCCGGGCCAACCGGTGTACGAGATCGGCCGCGAAGATACCTTACGCATCGACTTTTTCGTGCCGCAAACCTGGCTGTCCGGGATCAAGTACGGCCAAGCCGTGCGCATCAGGTTGGACCAGGGCGGATCGAAGGAAGGATCGTTCTTGCCGGCCGCGGTGAGTTGGATCGGGAACGAAGCCGAATTCAGCCCCAAGAACATCCAGACGCGCGAGAGCCGCAACGAACTGGTCTTCCGCGTGCGCGCCCTGGCCGCCAACAAGGATGGCCTGCTGAAACGGGGACTACCCGTGGAGGTCTGGAAGTAG
- a CDS encoding ABC transporter ATP-binding protein — MEPVVSIRALSKDHAGERALRGLSLDVPDPCLFGIIGADGAGKSTLMNILATLSDPDTGGARVLGRDLAKDFRSIRSDIGFMPQRFSLYQDLSVLENLDFFADIFGIAGQAKRDRMRDLLAFAGLTAFTGRRAGQLSGGMKQKLALACTLVHQPRLLLLDEPTVGVDPVARRDFWTMLKALRKNGVSLMVSTPYMDEAALCDAVMLLHEGSILAQGSPAELLKAYPYRLYRVDADPAARIPTLTYPGDRPPPPGFALMYPSGGSLHAAEAVGQRDDPLARIRQAVPHAGAAAPIEPTLEDCFFALLSGHSHAAPAEAKA; from the coding sequence ATGGAACCCGTCGTCTCCATTCGCGCCCTGTCCAAGGACCACGCGGGCGAGCGCGCCCTGCGCGGACTTTCCCTGGACGTGCCCGATCCCTGCCTTTTCGGGATCATCGGGGCCGACGGAGCCGGCAAATCCACCTTGATGAACATCCTGGCCACGCTCTCCGATCCCGACACCGGCGGCGCCCGGGTCTTGGGACGGGATCTCGCCAAGGACTTCCGCTCGATCCGCTCCGATATCGGGTTCATGCCGCAACGCTTTTCATTGTACCAGGATCTTTCCGTGCTCGAGAACCTGGATTTTTTCGCCGACATCTTCGGCATCGCCGGCCAGGCCAAGCGGGATCGCATGCGCGACCTGCTCGCCTTCGCCGGCCTAACCGCCTTTACGGGCCGGCGCGCCGGGCAGCTCTCGGGCGGCATGAAGCAGAAACTGGCCTTGGCCTGCACCCTGGTCCATCAACCGCGGCTGCTCCTGCTCGACGAACCCACGGTGGGCGTCGACCCCGTGGCCCGACGGGATTTCTGGACCATGCTCAAGGCCCTGCGCAAGAACGGCGTCAGCCTCATGGTCTCCACGCCTTACATGGATGAAGCCGCGCTCTGCGATGCGGTAATGCTCTTGCATGAAGGTTCCATCCTGGCCCAAGGATCCCCGGCCGAATTGCTGAAGGCGTACCCCTACCGCCTCTACCGCGTGGATGCCGATCCCGCGGCGCGGATCCCCACCCTCACCTATCCCGGCGATCGCCCGCCGCCGCCCGGCTTCGCTTTGATGTATCCTTCCGGCGGCTCCTTGCATGCCGCCGAGGCCGTCGGCCAGCGCGACGATCCCCTGGCGCGCATCCGTCAGGCCGTACCGCATGCGGGCGCGGCCGCTCCGATCGAGCCAACGCTCGAGGATTGCTTTTTCGCCTTGTTGTCCGGCCATTCCCACGCGGCGCCGGCGGAGGCGAAGGCATGA
- a CDS encoding ABC transporter ATP-binding protein, whose amino-acid sequence MSDAAYSIRTEQLTKRFGHFTAVDHIDVSVAKGEVFGFLGANGAGKTTAIRMLCGLLEPTSGHGYVAGFDVLKESAKIRTRIGYMSQKFSLYPDLTVAENLKLYGRLYGLDGKGLRARMEEMAAFLGLKELLLKLTASLPWGWQQRLSLACANLHRPEILFLDEPTGSVDPVSRRNFWDLIHRLSAEGTTIFITSHYMDEVEYCHRLSIMIDGRIAAMGSPRDLKREHASASIHELFLKLMEGKPGAEGKASGLTPTTAGGPS is encoded by the coding sequence ATGAGCGATGCCGCCTATAGCATCCGCACCGAGCAACTGACCAAACGTTTTGGTCATTTCACCGCCGTGGATCATATCGACGTATCGGTGGCGAAGGGCGAAGTCTTCGGGTTCCTGGGGGCCAACGGCGCGGGCAAGACCACGGCCATCCGCATGCTGTGCGGCTTGCTGGAACCCACCTCCGGCCATGGCTACGTGGCCGGCTTCGACGTGCTCAAGGAGAGCGCCAAGATCCGCACACGGATAGGCTACATGTCCCAGAAGTTCTCCCTCTATCCCGATCTCACCGTCGCCGAAAACCTCAAGCTGTACGGCCGGCTTTACGGGCTGGATGGAAAAGGTTTGCGGGCCAGGATGGAAGAAATGGCCGCCTTCCTGGGGCTGAAGGAACTGCTGCTCAAGCTTACCGCTTCCCTGCCCTGGGGTTGGCAACAACGCCTGAGCCTGGCCTGCGCCAACTTGCATCGCCCCGAGATCCTGTTCCTAGACGAACCCACCGGATCGGTGGATCCGGTCAGCCGCCGCAATTTCTGGGACCTGATCCATCGCCTCTCCGCGGAAGGGACGACCATCTTCATCACCTCCCATTACATGGACGAGGTCGAATACTGCCACCGCCTGTCCATCATGATCGACGGGCGCATCGCGGCCATGGGCTCGCCCCGGGATCTAAAACGCGAGCATGCCAGCGCATCCATTCATGAACTGTTCCTCAAACTCATGGAAGGGAAACCCGGTGCGGAGGGGAAAGCGTCGGGACTCACACCCACGACCGCGGGCGGCCCGTCATGA
- a CDS encoding ABC transporter permease: MMSRSRLLTIARKELRHIFRDWQTLVVVLVMPVMMMFLYGYALNADAKDIPCLIEDPSPSPETRAIASKIDASSLFAVEGHVFTADDPAELFRLYQVRAIFRFPPDFARDLHRPGGAHVQALVDGSDPNMGAIIRNAADPILLGATLDVVGMRQPRVLDLHTLILYNPEQRSALFFVPGLMAVILLMISALLTSVAIAREKELGTMGQLLVSPLRPLEIIVGKILPYLLLAAVDGFLVLAVGRLAFGVRIAGNPWFLAACSLVYIFTALSIGLLISTIAKRQQHAMFMALGATMMPTVILSGFIFPVLSMPLPLRILSHIIPATYFLEIVRGIILKGVGLAELWKPLAALAGEGLLLTAIAIRKFKVKL, from the coding sequence ATGATGTCGCGGTCCCGTCTCCTAACCATCGCGCGGAAGGAACTGCGCCATATCTTCCGGGATTGGCAAACCCTGGTCGTGGTACTCGTGATGCCGGTGATGATGATGTTCCTTTACGGGTACGCCCTCAACGCCGATGCCAAGGATATCCCCTGCCTCATCGAAGACCCTTCCCCGTCCCCGGAGACCCGCGCCATCGCGTCCAAGATCGATGCGAGTTCGCTTTTCGCGGTGGAAGGGCATGTGTTCACCGCCGACGATCCCGCCGAGCTTTTCCGCCTCTACCAGGTCCGCGCCATTTTCCGCTTCCCGCCGGATTTCGCGCGCGATCTCCATCGGCCCGGAGGCGCGCACGTGCAGGCCCTCGTCGACGGGTCCGATCCCAATATGGGAGCCATCATCCGCAACGCGGCCGATCCTATCCTCCTGGGAGCCACCCTGGACGTCGTCGGCATGCGGCAGCCGCGGGTCCTGGACCTGCATACCCTCATCCTCTACAATCCCGAGCAGCGTAGCGCCCTTTTCTTCGTGCCCGGCCTGATGGCTGTGATCCTGCTGATGATCTCGGCTTTGCTGACCTCGGTGGCCATCGCCCGGGAAAAGGAACTGGGCACCATGGGCCAATTGCTGGTCAGCCCGTTAAGACCCTTGGAGATCATCGTCGGCAAGATCCTCCCCTATCTGCTGCTCGCGGCGGTGGACGGCTTCCTGGTTTTGGCGGTCGGCCGCTTGGCCTTCGGGGTGCGCATCGCCGGGAATCCCTGGTTCCTGGCCGCCTGCAGCCTGGTCTACATCTTCACCGCCTTGAGCATCGGCCTGCTCATCAGCACCATCGCCAAGCGCCAGCAGCACGCCATGTTCATGGCCCTGGGCGCCACCATGATGCCTACCGTGATCTTGTCCGGATTCATTTTCCCCGTCTTAAGCATGCCCTTGCCGTTGCGCATCCTGTCGCATATCATCCCGGCCACCTATTTCCTCGAGATCGTACGCGGCATCATCCTCAAAGGGGTGGGCTTGGCGGAGTTGTGGAAGCCCCTGGCGGCGCTGGCCGGCGAAGGCCTGCTCCTCACGGCCATCGCCATCCGCAAGTTCAAGGTGAAATTATGA